Proteins from one Penicillium digitatum chromosome 2, complete sequence genomic window:
- a CDS encoding Peptidase C19, ubiquitin carboxyl-terminal hydrolase 2, whose translation MNHHLPTMPHGQLPMPPSRRQQDFSYNAAPPHMRSPQYMGYPPHMNGHMSHQPYSSQQYPYWYPPYGHIQGPPRPYQAPYGPMIVSSYPHSQPVMAPTHISHSMPMHQRTPTPLQPIMSPSVMHPSIQPIQPEMQEYPAVLPHSAQGYPIASPPPRWEPQSNLPPKPTFAPPIPWLSVPEQPFPARIPRRRRKGRVMQSSVELPTKDMQMVIKGDGNFETQPSCSSTQESSEPQTPTTTTFQQSDADSTQPTTPSSIVRSQAQSKNSKPTPVIPVVPNVPSTPRRHAKDSSVASVTPKSTGSATPAPVADSDKAPSTETKTSSSVPAAPKSWADLVRSKESAKAASAAAAAALAEPHGLPVQKNKSLADVLSKLGEDVTQFSDKIAFLEPRGLVNTGNMCYMNSVLQILVSCTPFYQFLDHLGRRAAHTFHSDLPLIDGMIMFMKEFRVIDSATSEDQLRLRLKPNELEQYGESFVPDFVYEMVRQLPRFRDMRRGHQQDAQEFLGFLLEEMHEECARAESHTVAKESGDSSVDGWLEVGHKQKAAVTQLSGSLAAESPVTRIFGGKLRSEFKVPGNKTSVTLEPYQPLQLDIGSHDVHNILDALRGMTKPESIQGDFNSSRGPNITATKQIFIETLPPVLILHLKRFQYDSVTGATQKIWKKVGYPLDLELPREVFPAHRRNAMASQGGPPKYRLMGVIYHHGKNASGGHYTVDVRRQEGLEWIRMDDTAIRRVRSEEVAEAGGEEDPKVLAAALEQRKHGKSSNGNIFDHIDQDDMDLTDSDKGWSQVNGNGANGHASKKSVNGVAPPSAAPPGVRTPLGRYSSGDNKVAYLLFYQRMD comes from the exons ATGAACCACCACCTCCCTACCATGCCCCATGGGCAGCTGCCCATGCCTCCTTCAAGGCGCCAGCAGGACTTCTCTTACAACGCTGCGCCTCCCCATATGCGATCACCACAGTACATGGGATATCCTCCTCACATGAATGGCCACATGTCTCATCAACCATACTCATCGCAGCAGTACCCTTACTGGTATCCACCATATGGACATATTCAGGGCCCTCCACGTCCATATCAGGCGCCCTATGGACCGATGATTGTATCATCCTACCCTCACTCGCAGCCTGTCATGGCGCCCACGCATATTTCTCATTCGATGCCCATGCATCAAAGAACTCCGACTCCACTGCAACCGATAATGTCTCCATCTGTCATGCATCCATCgattcagcccattcagcccgAAATGCAGGAATACCCTGCTGTTCTACCGCACTCGGCCCAGGGATATCCCATCGCTTCCCCGCCACCGCGATGGGAGCCACAGTCAAACTTGCCTCCGAAGCCTACTTTTGCCCCACCA ATTCCTTGGCTCTCTGTTCCTGAACAGCCCTTCCCAGCCAGAATCCCGCGCAGACGTCGAAAGGGCCGTGTCATGCAATCATCGGTTGAGCTCCCCACCAAAGACATGCAAATGGTTATCAAAGGAGATGGAAATTTTGAGACTCAGCCATCGTGTTCATCCACCCAAGAATCTTCGGAACCGCAAACCCCAACAACCACCACATTCCAACAGTCGGATGCAGACTCCACACAGCCCACCACCCCTTCGTCAATTGTAAGATCACAAGCACAGTCGAAAAATTCGAAGCCTACTCCTGTTATTCCGGTGGTGCCCAATGTCCCATCTACCCCACGTCGCCACGCCAAAGATAGCAGCGTCGCATCTGTTACTCCTAAATCGACTGGATCTGCCACTCCTGCCCCCGTGGCAGACTCGGATAAAGCCCCTTCAACTGAAACCAAGACAAGCTCGTCTGTTCCAGCTGCACCCAAATCTTGGGCTGATTTGGTCCGTTCGAAGGAGTCGGCAAAAGCAGCAAGTGCCGCGGCCGCGGCGGCGTTGGCCGAGCCACACGGATTGCCTGTTCAGAAAAACAAATCCCTCGCAGATGTCCTCAGCAAACTGGGAGAGGATGTTACTCAATTCAGCGACAAGATCGCCTTCCTTGAACCTCGAGGACTGGTTAACACTGGAAACATGTGCTACATGAACTCTGTGTTGCAAATACTTGTTTCTTGTACCCCGTTCTACCAGTTTCTTGATCATCTTGGCCGACGTGCTGCGCACACCTTTCACAGTGATCTTCCTTTGATCGATGGGATGATCATGTTCATGAAGGAATTCCGTGTTATTGACTCGGCCacttccgaagaccaacTTCGTCTCAGACTGAAGCCCAATGAGCTTGAGCAATATGGCGAGTCTTTCGTGCCTGACTTTGTTTATGAGATGGTTCGACAGCTACCACGATTCAGGGACATGCGCCGCGGACATCAGCAGGACGCCCAAGAGTTCTTAGGCTTCCTTCTCGAGGAGATGCACGAGGAGTGCGCTCGTGCTGAATCACACACTGTAGCGAAAGAAAGCGGCGATTCTTCCGTCGACGGCTGGCTGGAGGTTGGCCACAAGCAAAAAGCAGCGGTCACCCAGCTGTCTGGTTCTCTTGCCGCCGAGTCGCCGGTCACCAGAATCTTTGGGGGAAAGCTTCGCTCAGAATTTAAGGTGCCTGGCAACAAGACTTCTGTCACATTGGAGCCCTATCAACCTTTGCAACTCGACATCGGGTCTCATGACGTTCACAACATTCTCGATGCGCTCAGGGGAATGACAAAGCCGGAGAGCATTCAGGGTGATTTCAACTCGTCGCGCGGACCCAACATTACCGCGACCAAACAAATCTTCATTGAGACCTTGCCCCCTGTCCTCATTCTCCATCTCAAGCGCTTCCAATATGATAGTGTTACAGGTGCCACGCAGAAAATTTGGAAGAAGGTTGGATATCCCTTAGACTTGGAGCTTCCGCGGGAGGTTTTCCCAGCTCATCGGCGTAATGCCATGGCATCCCAGGGAGGTCCCCCAAAGTATCGCCTTATGGGTGTCATTTACCACCACGGAAAGAACGCCAGCGGAGGTCACTACACAGTCGATGTTCGGCGACAGGAAGGCTTGGAATGGATCCGCATGGACGACACTGCTATTCGTCGTGTTCGTAGCGAGGAAGTGGCGGAAGCTGGGGGCGAAGAAGACCCTAAGGTTCTCGCTGCCGCTCTTGAGCAGCGCAAGCACGGCAAGAGCTCGAACGGCAATATTTTCGACCACATTGATCAGGATGACATGGATTTGACTGACAGCGACAAGGGCTGGAGCCAGGTGAATGGCAATGGCGCCAACGGACATGCAAGCAAGAAGTCCGTGAACGGAGTCGCTCCACCTTCCGCCGCTCCTCCTGGGGTCCGAACTCCCCTGGGCCGCTATAGCTCTGGTGACAACAAAGTTGCCTATCTATTATTCTACCAGCGAATGGATTGA
- a CDS encoding C-24(28) sterol reductase: MTLTRSQTGKTPKKMDRPGFIETPGGRRTTRNSSALEGSKHGASNSPSLERSKSTSRHRTSAKFKTEEIDTSANVTTNGKTTAPRPKSASRVVDGWEEGLDPKVDYSGHFEFGGSLGVLSMMIGFPLLMYYMWIGATYYDGKFPRPAENESYGDFFAYMANLVYTGAFPSVKAWTIYWVFFIFEGACYVLLPGVSVTGRPLPHMGGQQLPYYCSGVWSFYTSIALALIAHVTGVFKLYTIIDEFGPLLTVAILSGFIVSFVAYFSALARGAEHRMTGYPIYDFFMGAELNPRMFKILDFKMFFEVRLPWYILLGLTMGTAARQWEMYGYVSGEVMFLVMAHYLYANACSKGEECIVSTWDMYYEKWGFMLIFWNLAGVPLSYCHCTIYLANHDPAEYRWNRYFLAFLFVAYLFVYWVWDTTNSQKNRFRQQERGTMVSRNTFPQLPWQTVENPKTLTAADGSKILVDGWYGKARKIHYTCDLYFALNWGLITGFSSPFPWFYPVFFACMISHRALRDIQRCRIKYGETWLEYERQVPYLFIPYVF, from the exons ATGACTTTAACCCGCTCTCAAACGGGGAAGACCCCTAA AAAAATGGATCGCCCTGGCTTCATTGAGACTCCTGGCGGCCGTCGTACCACCCGCAACAGTTCTGCCTTGGAAGGTAGCAAGCATGGGGCCTCCAACTCCCCTTCCCTTGAGAGATCTAAGTCCACCTCCCGTCATCGTACTTCAGCCAAATTCAAGACTGAAGAAATTGATACATCGGCAAATGTCACGACCAATGGCAAGACTACTGCTCCTAGGCCCAAGTCCGCATCGCGCGTGGTGGACGGTTGGGAGGAAGGCCTCGATCCCAAGGTGGATTACAGCGGACACTTTGAATTCGGTGGCTCCTTGGGTGTGTTGTCCATGATGATCGGATTCCCCCTGCTCATGTACTACATGTGGATTGGCGCCACCTACTACGACGGCAAGTTCCCTCGTCCCGCGGAGAACGAGAGTTACGGCGACTTTTTCGCGTACATGGCCAACCTAGTCTACACCGGTGCTTTCCCATCGGTCAAGGCATGGACTATTTATTGGGTTTTCTTCATCTTTGAGGGTGCATGTTACGTGCTTCTTCCCGGCGTGAGCGTCACGGGTCGCCCCCTGCCACACATGGGTGGCCAGCAGCTGCCATACTATTGCTCTGGTGTGTGGTCTTTCTACACCAGCATTGCATTGGCACTCATTGCGCACGTAACTGGAGTCTTCAAGCTGTACACCATCATTGACGAGTTCGGCCCCTTGCTCACCGTTGCCATCCTCTCTGGATTCATCGTCTCTTTCGTTGCGTACTTCTCAGCTTTGGCGCGTGGCGCAGAGCATCGTATGACTGGCTACCCGATCTATGACTTCTTCATGGGTGCCGAGCTCAACCCCCGCATGTTCAAGATCCTTGACTTCAAGATGTTCTTCGAAGTCCGTCTGCCCTGGTACATCCTGCTCGGCCTGACCATGGGTACCGCCGCCCGTCAATGGGAGATGTACGGTTATGTATCCGGCGAGGTTATGTTCCTTGTCATGGCTCATTATCTTTACGCCAACGCCTGCTCCAAGGGTGAGGAGTGCATTGTTTCCACCTG GGATATGTACTACGAGAAGTGGGGTTTCATGCTGATCTTCTGGAACCTGGCCGGTGTGCCTCTGAGCTACTGCCACTGCACCATTTACCTCGCCAACCACGACCCTGCTGAGTACCGCTGGAACCGCTACTTCCTTGCTTTCCTTTTCGTCGCCTACCTGTTTGTCTACTGGGTGTGGGATACTACTAACAGCCAGAAGAACCGTTTCCGCCAGCAGGAGCGTGGTACTATGGTGTCCCGCAACACCTTCCCCCAGCTTCCTTGGCAGACAGTGGAGAACCCCAAGACTCTTACTGCGGCCGATGGCTCGAAGATTCTTGTAGATGGGTGGT ATGGCAAGGCCCGTAAGATCCACTACACGTGCGATCTTTACTTCGCTCTGAATTGGGGCTTGATTACCGGCTTCTCAAGCCCGTTCCCTTGGTTCTACCCTGTCTTCTTTGCTTGCATGATCAGCCACCGTGCTCTTCGTGACATCCAGCGGTGTCGGATCAAGTACGGCGAGACTTGGCTCGAATACGAACGCCAGGTGCCTTACCTGTTCATTCCT TATGTCTTCTAA
- a CDS encoding Zinc finger, RING-type produces the protein MSFNAGQNPPPSKAVNIPNATSSTPSHLAAPGENSSSQRRIGGAGSSRLGVSSKTLATPRNNQARKSQHNRQRKPRLLDDDEYNESAAMKSTTSRKGQTSITHLMNFSLPPRPQYQAPPRNIRRYTSWGAGVVDKSRYVHANYRFIVMPNQNFHAQAVNADVHLDWASVLQVLVSAQTQAASCPICLSTPVAPRMARCGHIFCLPCLIRYMHSSDDENTVPEKRHRWKKCPICWDSVYISETRPVRWFRGQEGDLPVEGGDVVLRLVKRESGSTLALPRDGSETLGPGEDVPWYHVAEVADYARIMKGGEEYMTAQHDAEIEDLHRQEVEDELLFGDENTWTRKAIGYIKDAKEKLKGIGNPPEVRPVKEHTIALTPATSDKTDNLSRTLDRVQLDAEPNAKGKEKGRSKQTPVSSGPDQPYHFYQALPQFYLSSLDIRILKAAFGDYSLFPATILPRVEHISTGHIVDDELRKRVKYLGHLPQGCEVSFLECDWRDVVVPEVLGRFRSETDRRRKRNREKEAREEKDRIRAEKEEDDKRWASARRKRPSIGSGSVSEAPFSAHDFQPLPRNVDFDTAAAASSASPPRSSSGFGALASPSTSPPGIRTVWGTTAVGSPSLSFEAQRAIHSDGWRQGWEEELFAQQESDILAQTASGDQNSHPGSSSSMGKKKKKNKTKITLMATSSQRGA, from the exons ATGTCATTCAATGCAGGACAAAACCCGCCCCCTTCTAAAGCGGTAAACATACCCAATGCAACCTCTTCCACACCATCCCACTTGGCAGCTCCAGGGGAAAACAGCAGCTCTCAAAGGCGCATAGGAGGCGCTGGAAGCTCTCGGCTAGGGGTATCATCCAAAACGTTAGCCACCCCAAGGAATAATCAAGCTCGGAAAAGCCAACATAACCGTCAAAGAAAACCTCGGTTattggatgatgacgagTACAACGAATCG GCCGCTATGAAATCCACCACCAGTCGGAAGGGTCAGACGTCCATAACTCACTTGATGAACTTTTCACTTCCACCTCGCCCGCAATACCAAGCACCTCCACGAAACATTCGACGGTATACGTCCTGGGGAGCGGGTGTAGTAGATAAATCGCGTTATGTTCATGCGAATTACCGGTTTATTGTGATGCCAAATCAAAATTTCCACGCTCAGGCAGTCAATGCCGATGTTCATCTCGACTGGGCCTCGGTCCTTCAAGTGCTCGTATCTGCTCAAACACAGGCTGCCAGTTGTCCCATTTGTCTTTCAACTCCGGTTGCACCGCGGATGGCACGTTGTGGTCACATCTTCTGCCTCCCATGTCTTATCCGATACATGCACTCATCCGATGACGAGAACACGGTCCCTGAAAAACGGCACCGTTGGAAGAAATGCCCTATCTGCTGGGACTCTGTGTATATCTCTGAGACTCGACCTGTCAGGTGGTTCCGTGGTCAAGAAGGGGATCTTCCCGTCGAAGGCGGTGATGTTGTATTGAGACTCGTAAAGCGAGAGTCAGGCAGTACTCTTGCTCTGCCTCGTGATGGATCTGAGACACTTGGTCCAGGCGAGGATGTTCCGTGGTATCATGTGGCAGAAGTTGCCGACTATGCTCGAATTATGAAAGGTGGCGAAGAATATATGACCGCTCAGCATGATGCTGAGATCGAAGACCTCCACAGGCAGGAAGTGGAAGATGAGCTTCTCTTTGGTGACGAGAATACTTGGACCCGAAAAGCAATTGGTTATATCAAGGATGCCAAAGAAAAGCTGAAAGGAATTGGCAATCCGCCCGAGGTCCGGCCAGTCAAGGAACACACTATTGCACTTACGCCAGCTACATCAGATAAAACGGATAATCTCTCTAGAACCTTAGACAGAGTCCAACTCGATGCTGAACCGAATGCCAAAGGCAAAGAGAAAGGCCGCAGCAAGCAAACGCCAGTATCTTCCGGGCCAGATCAACCATATCACTTCTATCAGGCTTTACCTCAGTTCTACCTCTCGTCCTTGGATATTCGCATCCTCAAGGCAGCATTCGGAGACTACTCTCTTTTCCCTGCAACCATCTTACCGCGAGTGGAGCACATCTCAACAGGCCACATCgtggatgatgagcttcgcAAGCGAGTAAAATACCTCGGACATCTTCCGCAGGGATGTGAGGTTAGCTTCCTGGAGTGCGACTGGAGAGACGTGGTTGTCCCCGAGGTTTTGGGCCGTTTTCGCTCAGAGACCGATAGACGCCGAAAGCGTAACCGGGAAAAAGAAGCCCGTGAGGAAAAGGATCGCATTCGCgcggagaaggaagaggacGATAAACGGTGGGCTTCCGCTCGGCGCAAGCGGCCAAGCATTGGAAGTGGCAGCGTCAGTGAAGCTCCATTCTCTGCTCATGACTTCCAACCACTTCCTCGCAACGTGGATTTTGacaccgccgccgccgcctcCTCGGCTTCTCCTCCACGCTCATCGTCTGGTTTTGGAGCATTGGCTTCTCCTTCCACCAGTCCCCCAGGTATCCGCACTGTCTGGGGCACAACGGCAGTGGGTTCACCATCACTAAGCTTTGAGGCTCAACGAGCCATACACAGTGACGGGTGGCGGCAGGGCTGGGAGGAAGAGCTCTTTGCCCAGCAGGAATCTGATATCCTCGCTCAGACGGCATCTGGAGACCAAAATTCCCATCCTGGATCATCTTCCAGTATgggtaaaaaaaagaagaaaaacaaaaccaagaTCACCTTAATGGCCACTAGCAGCCAAAGGGGGGCATAG